A stretch of the Desulforamulus ferrireducens genome encodes the following:
- a CDS encoding FAD-dependent oxidoreductase, with the protein MKKLILILLALLLSLGGYFYSSQWQRADIVIIGGGFDGCAAARSAAATGPDKKIMLVVTEPVQMLGGLGTAGGQNFTDIRLWQGNLVTQGSFGRWFARAGQFYNTQRMSEIINEDLAQFNNIKILYSYDIEEVRTNGNDIKEIQLRQIYRQESGEIAWGQDVARIKGKIFIDASMDGRLTRLAGNNLSVGRADWPAEYLPAPENNSLARQQAATLMFQVKGVKTPSKNMRIQDWEFVRDAKGSWGLAGGKGAFTTNPKVIAFNDKYGPQGFAIKPINAAANGKDSDIWWINCLLIFNVAGHAQERDKGSDRFPEQNLPQELTVDQAWVQAREFLKNPDFLAALREFKVQDTVNGSWYGFGEAELVLDNQGQPVVGETLYIRETLHSIQGGPNSAEETSNKAGKETNLTKAALENSKYAITTLEAQLAAAHPSNSDTTTDADNYHNRIGLGYYMMDINAFIPEDLKASGSYDWPVTQHLRPDWQQAGGQPKNPVYLPFEALLPSTTNNLLVPGYAASISSFAWAELRVLPNLAVLGDAAGAAAVRAIEKNTVPRSFGEQDIAWLQQKLRQLGAIIDKNPV; encoded by the coding sequence GTGAAAAAACTAATTTTAATCTTACTAGCCCTACTATTATCCCTTGGCGGATATTTTTACAGCTCTCAGTGGCAGCGGGCGGATATCGTAATCATTGGCGGTGGATTTGATGGCTGTGCGGCGGCGCGGAGCGCGGCTGCGACCGGACCGGACAAGAAAATTATGCTGGTGGTAACCGAACCTGTGCAAATGCTAGGAGGGTTGGGAACCGCCGGAGGGCAGAATTTTACCGATATTCGGCTGTGGCAGGGAAATCTTGTCACCCAGGGTTCCTTTGGGCGCTGGTTTGCCAGGGCGGGGCAGTTTTATAACACCCAGCGGATGTCCGAGATTATTAATGAAGATTTAGCCCAGTTCAATAATATTAAGATTCTTTACAGTTACGATATTGAAGAAGTAAGGACTAATGGTAACGACATCAAAGAAATACAGCTAAGGCAAATATATCGGCAAGAAAGTGGCGAAATTGCCTGGGGACAAGATGTGGCAAGGATAAAGGGAAAAATCTTCATTGACGCCTCCATGGACGGGCGTTTAACCCGCCTTGCCGGTAATAACCTGAGTGTTGGGCGGGCGGACTGGCCGGCGGAGTACTTACCGGCACCGGAAAATAACAGCCTGGCCCGGCAGCAGGCAGCAACCTTAATGTTTCAGGTGAAGGGTGTTAAGACACCGAGCAAAAATATGCGCATTCAAGACTGGGAATTTGTCCGAGATGCCAAGGGTAGTTGGGGCCTGGCCGGAGGCAAAGGGGCTTTTACCACTAATCCCAAGGTAATTGCCTTCAATGACAAGTACGGTCCCCAGGGCTTTGCCATTAAACCCATAAATGCGGCGGCCAATGGCAAAGACAGCGATATTTGGTGGATTAACTGTTTGTTAATCTTTAATGTGGCCGGCCATGCCCAGGAACGGGACAAAGGCAGTGACCGTTTCCCCGAACAAAACTTGCCCCAGGAACTTACCGTGGACCAAGCCTGGGTGCAGGCCCGCGAATTTCTAAAAAATCCCGATTTCTTAGCTGCCCTGAGGGAATTTAAAGTGCAGGACACGGTCAATGGCAGTTGGTACGGTTTTGGGGAAGCTGAATTAGTGCTGGATAACCAGGGGCAGCCGGTGGTGGGAGAAACTCTGTATATTCGGGAAACCCTCCACAGTATCCAGGGAGGGCCAAACAGTGCCGAGGAAACCTCTAACAAGGCAGGAAAAGAAACCAACCTAACAAAAGCTGCCTTGGAAAACAGTAAATACGCCATAACCACCCTGGAAGCCCAGCTGGCCGCAGCCCATCCGTCCAATAGCGATACAACCACCGATGCCGATAACTACCACAACCGCATCGGTCTGGGCTACTACATGATGGATATCAACGCCTTTATACCAGAGGATTTAAAAGCCTCCGGTTCCTATGATTGGCCGGTAACCCAGCACCTGCGTCCCGATTGGCAGCAAGCCGGCGGCCAACCGAAAAATCCGGTTTACTTACCCTTTGAAGCGCTGCTGCCATCCACAACCAATAACTTACTGGTTCCCGGCTATGCCGCCAGCATCTCCTCCTTTGCCTGGGCGGAGCTGAGGGTGCTGCCCAATCTGGCTGTACTGGGCGATGCCGCCGGTGCAGCAGCGGTAAGAGCCATAGAAAAAAATACCGTCCCCCGCTCCTTCGGAGAGCAAGATATTGCCTGGCTGCAACAGAAGCTTCGGCAATTGGGAGCCATAATAGACAAAAATCCGGTATAA
- a CDS encoding YgiT-type zinc finger protein, producing MSSKCPQCEGEIKAKEITAKYSEGQQSSHIPMKVMECQQCGEQYLEVELIKMLLNKTVGNGPSTGLPN from the coding sequence ATGAGTAGTAAATGCCCGCAGTGTGAGGGAGAAATTAAGGCTAAAGAAATCACTGCCAAGTATTCCGAAGGACAACAATCTAGCCATATTCCCATGAAGGTAATGGAATGTCAGCAATGCGGTGAGCAGTATCTGGAAGTAGAATTGATTAAAATGCTGCTGAATAAAACTGTAGGCAACGGCCCGTCAACGGGGCTACCAAATTAG
- a CDS encoding phosphodiester glycosidase family protein, translated as MTVRRYLVYVCLCLSLLWALPALAAEQVAPGVRHWQVQRTNWEGKPLNIFVLEVDPKQKFTEIRPVLGNDVIGQKETLSSMAQRTGAVAAINGGFFDTATGVPVGNLFIDGRAEYISDILRTTFAFTYGGEFKIGYLVPRVKIEAAGVGDLPVKGINLNPVSDGLVLYTQAWGKSIPGGAQLALKPDADDTYKVVEGSSGVPAGGYVLVGWGSAASQLMGIRTGSTVKVVTSLPADWSNLRHGLSGSPILVENGLPVDQAVNEGLWGSVLKVAPRTALGVTAQGKVLLVVIDGRQEQSAGVTLEELSYIMIDLGAVRAVALDGGGSSEIWVKGQILNSPSDKKERPLGNGLMIIQQMPVYVDGQRLYLDVAPVIEQGRTLVPMRKIFERLGAEISWDEVSKTVVASKGEQTIELTIGNATCLVNGKQVKLDVPAKIIAGRTLVPLRFVGETLGAKVNYVTTNGPAVYIEGVQGGSADE; from the coding sequence ATGACAGTAAGAAGATACTTAGTTTATGTTTGTTTATGCCTATCCCTGTTGTGGGCTTTGCCGGCGCTGGCGGCGGAACAGGTGGCGCCGGGGGTTCGTCACTGGCAGGTGCAGAGAACCAACTGGGAAGGCAAGCCATTAAATATATTTGTGCTAGAAGTGGACCCCAAGCAAAAGTTTACCGAAATTAGGCCTGTGCTGGGGAATGATGTTATTGGTCAAAAGGAAACTCTCAGTAGTATGGCTCAGCGCACCGGTGCGGTGGCGGCCATTAACGGTGGTTTTTTTGATACCGCTACAGGCGTGCCGGTGGGAAATCTTTTTATTGATGGCAGGGCGGAGTACATCTCCGATATTTTAAGGACTACCTTTGCTTTTACTTACGGGGGAGAATTTAAGATAGGTTACCTGGTCCCTCGGGTGAAGATAGAGGCTGCAGGTGTTGGTGATTTGCCGGTTAAGGGTATTAATCTAAATCCGGTTAGTGATGGCTTGGTTTTATATACCCAGGCCTGGGGTAAGAGTATACCCGGCGGCGCTCAGTTGGCGTTAAAGCCTGATGCGGATGACACATACAAGGTGGTGGAAGGTAGTTCAGGTGTGCCAGCCGGGGGCTATGTGTTGGTTGGCTGGGGTAGTGCAGCCAGTCAATTAATGGGTATTAGGACTGGGAGCACTGTAAAGGTAGTAACCAGCTTGCCTGCGGACTGGAGTAACCTGCGTCATGGCTTAAGCGGCAGTCCTATCCTGGTGGAAAACGGTCTGCCGGTGGATCAGGCTGTGAATGAAGGTCTCTGGGGCAGTGTGCTTAAAGTGGCTCCCCGTACTGCTTTGGGTGTGACAGCCCAGGGTAAGGTGCTGTTAGTGGTTATCGACGGTCGTCAGGAGCAAAGCGCCGGGGTTACCCTGGAGGAACTCAGTTATATTATGATTGATTTGGGAGCAGTACGTGCTGTAGCTCTGGACGGCGGTGGTTCCAGTGAAATCTGGGTCAAGGGACAGATTTTAAATAGCCCTTCAGATAAAAAGGAAAGGCCTTTGGGGAATGGTTTGATGATTATCCAGCAAATGCCTGTTTATGTGGATGGTCAACGTCTTTACCTGGACGTAGCTCCGGTGATTGAGCAAGGCCGGACCTTGGTACCCATGCGGAAGATATTTGAACGACTGGGTGCCGAGATTAGTTGGGATGAAGTCAGTAAAACTGTTGTGGCCAGCAAGGGAGAGCAGACCATCGAGCTAACCATAGGTAATGCCACCTGCTTGGTCAACGGCAAGCAAGTAAAGCTGGATGTGCCGGCTAAAATTATTGCTGGTCGTACCTTGGTGCCCCTGCGCTTTGTGGGAGAAACCTTGGGTGCTAAGGTGAATTATGTTACCACCAACGGCCCCGCTGTTTATATTGAGGGTGTACAGGGAGGGTCCGCTGATGAATAA
- the csaB gene encoding polysaccharide pyruvyl transferase CsaB: protein MAKVCISGYYGFDNLGDEAVLFSIIKTLRDLRIGLRIEVLSHRPEATEDVYPVTAANRWKFKEVYRAIKESDLLISGGGSLLQDVTGTKSLLYYLGVIWLAQMLGKPVFFYAQGIGPVNTPLGRLLMRLIVNRVDYITVRDESSLLDLEEMKITKPPMQVVADPVLGLEQKFVDESIGRKILGEAGLDLSIERKLVGISVREWQGLTEYKQVMAEVCDKLARIGYQVVFLPMHYPDDLKTSEEVLALMEQPGVVLTDKYSVVEMASLIANMDLLLGMRLHALILAAVMHVPPVALSYDPKIDRFMGLLGKQAATQVTAPAYEDLWRAVEEIICEPWAAREQLMRDVEPLRQRAQSTAAIALQVLDQSLNRQKPVAGYL, encoded by the coding sequence ATGGCTAAGGTTTGTATATCCGGCTATTACGGTTTTGATAACCTGGGTGATGAAGCAGTGCTTTTTAGTATTATAAAAACACTGCGGGATTTGCGCATCGGACTGCGCATTGAGGTACTGTCCCACCGTCCCGAAGCAACCGAAGATGTTTACCCGGTAACCGCCGCCAACCGTTGGAAATTTAAGGAGGTTTACCGGGCTATCAAGGAAAGCGATCTGCTCATCAGCGGTGGTGGCAGCCTGCTGCAAGATGTTACAGGTACGAAAAGCTTGCTCTATTATCTAGGAGTTATTTGGTTAGCCCAAATGCTGGGCAAGCCGGTGTTCTTTTATGCCCAGGGCATTGGGCCGGTGAATACCCCCCTGGGCAGATTATTGATGCGACTGATAGTTAACAGGGTTGATTACATCACCGTAAGGGATGAGTCCTCTTTGTTAGATTTGGAAGAGATGAAGATCACTAAACCACCCATGCAAGTGGTGGCAGATCCTGTATTGGGTTTGGAGCAAAAGTTTGTGGATGAGTCTATTGGCCGCAAAATATTAGGGGAGGCCGGCTTGGATTTATCCATCGAAAGAAAGTTAGTGGGTATTTCTGTCAGGGAATGGCAGGGGCTCACGGAGTATAAGCAGGTTATGGCCGAGGTGTGCGATAAGCTGGCCCGCATAGGCTACCAGGTGGTTTTTCTGCCCATGCACTACCCGGACGATTTAAAGACATCCGAGGAAGTGCTGGCTCTTATGGAGCAACCAGGAGTGGTACTCACCGATAAGTATTCGGTGGTGGAAATGGCCAGCCTAATTGCCAATATGGACTTACTCCTGGGTATGCGGCTGCATGCGTTAATTTTGGCGGCGGTTATGCATGTGCCGCCGGTGGCATTGTCTTACGATCCTAAGATAGATCGCTTTATGGGACTTTTAGGCAAGCAGGCGGCTACCCAGGTGACGGCACCGGCTTATGAAGATCTCTGGCGGGCCGTGGAGGAGATTATTTGTGAACCCTGGGCGGCTCGGGAGCAGCTCATGCGGGATGTGGAACCACTTAGGCAAAGGGCGCAAAGTACCGCAGCCATTGCTTTGCAGGTGCTGGATCAGAGCCTGAATCGGCAGAAACCGGTGGCGGGTTACTTATAG
- a CDS encoding DUF5693 family protein translates to MDKKLKYGLWAMIIVAVLAAAHVAFWQRYMVEKDFRQVELAVNYDEIRALSGLAGLSPVEGLREFKKHGVTAVVLREPLLEDLAAAGRIEVFTGQALLERMTGRPMASPPTIVKEHTYILIYSEDLYRQILAHMSAKLTGVKGYEIAAGTYIIETSAPYIESKESIKKWLGVGFTQTSLDDVLQAGLKPIPQIRTWPADQKNISQVFDLYRNIPGVNIVLFNDDTLPGYTSKYLLAEVANELKKSDAALAQVEFFNQQGFNKLGILLDKRVIRLHTISPDELKKMTTAEALDRYALAAAERNQRILYYRPSLAGDGLLQKNLDFLDSLGQRLEQEGLTLGDASKLPPVPVSRGLVFLTGLGVIAGGLLLLDKLRWQRLLTVLGAVAVLLWLALIWFDFVLARKLMALAAVIVFPTLSLLVFVRQEGRSPGQAVLAFLKLCLFSLLGALFMVGLLADAAFMLKLDQFIGVKLAHVLPLMILLLYFSLLVAKGSGVQEKLKGLLNQPIVLGIALLGSLMAVAVVIYVMRTGNEGMTVSGLELQFRSFLDQVLGVRPRTKEFLLGHPALLLLLLYGYRDNRFLPLLLLAAIGQASLVNTFAHIHTPLVISLIRAFHGVWLGILLGLVLYYLIKLAAGWGRRVLNG, encoded by the coding sequence TTGGATAAAAAGTTAAAATATGGCCTCTGGGCAATGATTATTGTGGCGGTTTTGGCTGCGGCCCATGTGGCCTTTTGGCAGCGGTATATGGTGGAGAAGGATTTCCGCCAGGTGGAACTGGCGGTGAATTATGATGAAATCAGAGCCCTGTCCGGCTTGGCCGGGCTGTCCCCGGTGGAAGGACTGCGCGAGTTTAAAAAACACGGGGTCACAGCGGTGGTTTTAAGGGAACCCTTACTGGAGGACTTAGCTGCCGCAGGGAGGATCGAGGTTTTTACCGGCCAGGCTTTGTTAGAACGCATGACCGGCCGGCCCATGGCCTCACCACCGACCATTGTTAAGGAGCATACTTATATCCTTATTTATAGCGAAGACTTGTACAGGCAAATTTTAGCCCATATGTCTGCTAAGCTGACTGGGGTTAAAGGTTATGAAATTGCTGCCGGTACCTACATAATCGAAACAAGCGCTCCGTATATAGAATCAAAGGAGTCCATAAAAAAGTGGTTGGGTGTTGGCTTTACCCAAACCTCTCTGGATGATGTGTTGCAGGCAGGTTTAAAACCAATTCCCCAAATTCGTACCTGGCCGGCGGATCAAAAAAATATTTCCCAGGTCTTTGACCTTTACCGTAACATTCCAGGGGTGAACATCGTCCTATTTAATGATGATACCCTGCCTGGTTACACCAGTAAATATTTATTGGCAGAGGTAGCCAATGAATTGAAAAAGTCCGATGCTGCTCTGGCCCAGGTGGAGTTCTTTAATCAACAGGGATTTAATAAGTTGGGTATTTTGTTGGACAAAAGGGTGATTCGCCTCCACACCATTTCCCCGGATGAATTAAAGAAAATGACCACCGCCGAGGCGCTGGATCGTTATGCCCTGGCGGCAGCGGAACGCAACCAACGGATTTTGTATTATCGGCCTTCCCTGGCAGGGGACGGGCTGCTGCAGAAGAACCTGGACTTTTTGGATAGTTTAGGCCAAAGATTGGAGCAAGAGGGACTAACCTTAGGTGATGCCAGTAAATTGCCGCCGGTGCCGGTTTCCCGTGGTTTGGTGTTCCTCACCGGGTTGGGAGTTATTGCCGGTGGGCTGCTGCTTTTAGATAAGTTAAGATGGCAGCGCCTGCTGACGGTGCTGGGAGCAGTGGCGGTATTACTGTGGTTGGCGCTAATTTGGTTTGATTTTGTGCTGGCCCGTAAGCTCATGGCCTTGGCGGCAGTGATTGTCTTTCCTACACTGTCCTTACTGGTTTTTGTTCGGCAGGAAGGCCGCTCGCCGGGACAGGCAGTGCTAGCTTTTCTTAAGCTATGTCTATTCTCCCTCTTAGGCGCCCTGTTTATGGTGGGACTTTTGGCGGATGCCGCTTTTATGCTGAAGCTCGATCAATTTATTGGCGTCAAATTGGCCCATGTTTTGCCGCTAATGATTCTGCTGCTGTATTTTTCCCTACTGGTGGCCAAAGGCTCGGGTGTACAGGAAAAATTGAAGGGCCTATTAAATCAGCCCATTGTCTTGGGCATTGCCCTCCTGGGCAGCTTAATGGCTGTGGCAGTGGTCATCTATGTAATGCGTACCGGCAATGAGGGGATGACGGTCAGTGGGCTGGAATTGCAATTCCGCAGCTTCTTAGACCAAGTCCTGGGAGTAAGGCCTCGTACCAAGGAGTTTTTGTTGGGCCACCCGGCTTTGCTGCTGTTGCTTCTTTATGGTTATCGTGATAATCGGTTTTTACCGCTGTTGTTGTTGGCAGCCATTGGTCAAGCATCTTTAGTCAATACCTTTGCCCACATCCACACACCGCTGGTTATTTCACTAATAAGGGCCTTCCATGGTGTCTGGCTGGGCATCTTATTGGGCTTGGTGTTATACTATCTGATTAAACTGGCCGCTGGCTGGGGAAGAAGGGTGCTAAATGGCTAA
- a CDS encoding FAD-dependent oxidoreductase produces the protein MNRRPKKWRYLLLSLCATFLLTGMVWLFIPDCSSASNVVSPLTNTDIKDSYEVVVVGGDPEGVAAAVAAARSGVKTLLVDTRPVLGGLMTQGWLNSLDMNYGPGRVILNKGIFQEFFNQIEGDSFDVTTAANVFHQMVNSEPNLDVLINAQAIFPMVNGEVKPLVSPGQSVAVNQVAQSYQGIPDDIKALNDQKEVKEKSAEEESEENEPKEPVVTGIRVALAGGQTMDISAARVIDATQDADIAVAAGVPFTYGQEDYGRGDKIMAVTLVFKLDGVSKADWLKMMLYLNTSGKPQTGANLVSAWGFGDHMKGYKSNVPEVAMRGLNIGRQNDGTILINALQVFGIDGLKLSDRQRARELAMKELPHIVSYINDNIPGFSNAYLVDTAPELYVRETRHIEGLYRLTVDDVLENRDFPDRIAFGSYPIDIQATDPDFRGNVIGVPTQYAIPFRCIVPQKVENLLVVGRAASFDSLPHGSARVIPIGMATGQAAGVAAALSLQTNSDFKSMAKNTYLIGQLQQRLINQGVNLQPINVPAPPVTKHWAYEGLKFMRHYGLAAGGYNNDYRLDQNMPEMQFINGLIWITKLTGVQVKERPVLYAEGNELRIEDTAYMMARYLGMNVTKQQAYDYFASVGFWKPQLLEKVNQNNGVVTIGAGYMLCKDFIDWLKANPLGQPAQVTESAEE, from the coding sequence TTGAATCGTCGTCCAAAGAAGTGGCGTTATCTCTTGTTGTCCCTCTGCGCCACGTTCCTGTTAACCGGGATGGTCTGGTTGTTTATACCGGACTGCAGCAGTGCCAGCAATGTTGTTAGTCCCCTGACCAATACGGATATTAAGGATTCCTACGAGGTGGTTGTGGTAGGGGGTGACCCGGAAGGGGTTGCCGCGGCAGTGGCTGCTGCCCGCAGCGGGGTAAAAACTCTGCTGGTGGATACCAGGCCTGTACTGGGTGGGTTAATGACCCAGGGTTGGCTCAACAGTCTGGATATGAACTATGGACCAGGCCGGGTGATATTAAACAAGGGCATCTTTCAGGAGTTTTTTAATCAAATCGAAGGGGATTCCTTTGATGTAACGACCGCGGCCAATGTATTTCACCAAATGGTTAATAGTGAACCAAACCTGGATGTCTTAATTAATGCCCAGGCCATTTTCCCTATGGTGAATGGGGAGGTAAAGCCCTTGGTCAGCCCTGGACAATCTGTGGCTGTCAACCAGGTGGCCCAATCCTACCAGGGCATACCAGATGATATTAAAGCCTTAAATGATCAAAAGGAAGTAAAGGAAAAATCGGCCGAGGAGGAATCTGAGGAAAATGAACCCAAGGAACCGGTAGTTACCGGTATCCGGGTGGCCCTGGCCGGTGGACAAACCATGGATATTAGTGCTGCCAGGGTGATTGATGCCACCCAGGATGCAGATATTGCCGTCGCAGCCGGAGTTCCCTTTACCTATGGGCAAGAGGATTACGGCCGGGGTGATAAGATAATGGCTGTGACCCTGGTGTTTAAGCTGGATGGCGTCAGCAAAGCCGACTGGCTAAAGATGATGCTCTATCTCAATACCAGCGGCAAGCCGCAGACCGGGGCGAACCTGGTTAGTGCCTGGGGCTTTGGGGACCACATGAAGGGTTATAAGTCCAATGTTCCCGAGGTAGCTATGCGGGGCCTAAATATTGGCCGCCAAAATGACGGCACTATTCTTATTAATGCTCTACAGGTATTTGGCATAGACGGTTTAAAGCTGAGCGATCGCCAGCGGGCCAGGGAACTAGCCATGAAGGAACTGCCCCATATCGTTTCCTATATTAATGATAACATTCCGGGTTTCAGTAATGCCTATTTAGTGGATACCGCACCGGAGCTTTATGTACGGGAAACCAGGCATATTGAAGGGCTGTATCGATTAACTGTTGATGATGTTTTGGAAAACAGGGATTTTCCCGATCGTATTGCCTTTGGCTCTTATCCCATCGACATTCAAGCTACTGACCCCGACTTTAGGGGCAATGTGATTGGCGTGCCCACTCAATACGCCATACCCTTTAGATGTATTGTCCCCCAAAAGGTGGAAAACCTGTTGGTGGTGGGCCGGGCAGCCAGCTTTGATTCACTGCCCCACGGCAGTGCCAGGGTAATTCCCATTGGCATGGCCACAGGACAGGCAGCCGGTGTGGCGGCGGCCCTTAGCCTGCAAACCAACTCTGACTTTAAGAGCATGGCCAAGAATACCTACCTGATTGGTCAGTTACAGCAGCGTCTGATTAATCAAGGGGTTAATTTACAGCCCATTAATGTACCGGCTCCCCCCGTAACTAAGCATTGGGCTTACGAAGGGTTGAAATTCATGCGTCACTACGGCTTGGCTGCCGGGGGCTATAACAACGACTATCGCTTGGATCAAAACATGCCGGAGATGCAGTTTATCAATGGTCTGATCTGGATTACCAAGCTCACCGGCGTACAGGTGAAGGAGCGTCCGGTGCTCTATGCTGAGGGCAATGAGCTGAGGATCGAGGATACCGCCTATATGATGGCACGCTATCTGGGTATGAATGTGACCAAGCAGCAGGCCTATGATTATTTTGCCAGCGTTGGTTTTTGGAAACCCCAGTTGCTGGAAAAGGTCAACCAAAACAACGGTGTGGTGACCATCGGGGCCGGTTATATGCTGTGTAAGGACTTTATCGATTGGCTAAAGGCTAATCCTCTGGGACAACCGGCCCAGGTAACGGAGTCTGCAGAGGAATAG
- a CDS encoding LCP family protein has product MERKKRRKLKIIPFTIFCSFLVLVLGVGYVLANQFIFNNNEPIISFGEETTQEADLDERVNFLLMGVDAREGEKNTRTDTLMLVSVDKEHNRIAMISLPRDTRVKIPGHGYDKINAANVYGGPEMVMEVVSDLVGLKIDKYITTNVRGFRDIVDTLGGVTIDVEKRMYHYDPYDEPDLQKIDLMPGVQKLNGDKALQYVRYRSDALGDVSRTERQQKFLKALAKEMLQPSTITKLPKLVPTINKYVDTNLSLTEMIALANAGKNLGNVEIVTQTMPGKFLNMNGVSYWSIDPQQAKMVAESIIKEGKVYDVVLGEENIDTRQVAAETTTKPSDNNYLPTKPDTNTPSKNNSEKKSGESEDKGSTKNSGTKKDTSNGSTTKNPESSKDNKDNVEVEIIVNPPGTSTGDKTPAAENKPQQGSAGGTQQNSTGSDSNSWLPTQPI; this is encoded by the coding sequence ATGGAAAGAAAGAAAAGAAGAAAACTAAAGATAATTCCTTTTACGATATTTTGTTCCTTCCTGGTTTTAGTGCTGGGTGTGGGTTATGTGCTGGCTAATCAGTTCATCTTTAACAACAATGAGCCGATCATTAGCTTTGGCGAAGAAACCACCCAAGAAGCTGACTTAGATGAACGGGTAAACTTTCTCTTAATGGGGGTTGATGCCCGTGAGGGGGAAAAGAATACCCGTACCGATACTTTAATGCTGGTCAGTGTGGACAAAGAACACAATCGCATTGCCATGATCTCCTTGCCCCGGGATACACGGGTAAAGATACCCGGTCACGGCTATGATAAGATTAACGCTGCCAATGTTTATGGTGGACCGGAGATGGTCATGGAAGTGGTCTCCGATCTGGTGGGCTTAAAGATAGATAAGTATATTACCACCAATGTACGGGGCTTCCGGGATATTGTGGATACCTTGGGTGGGGTCACCATCGATGTGGAAAAAAGGATGTATCATTACGACCCCTATGATGAACCGGATCTGCAGAAAATTGACCTTATGCCAGGTGTGCAGAAGCTTAATGGTGATAAAGCTTTGCAGTATGTGCGCTATAGAAGTGATGCCCTGGGTGATGTCAGCCGTACCGAACGTCAACAGAAGTTCTTAAAGGCTTTAGCCAAGGAAATGTTGCAGCCTTCCACCATTACCAAACTGCCCAAGTTGGTGCCTACCATTAACAAGTATGTCGACACTAACTTGAGCTTAACAGAAATGATTGCTTTAGCCAATGCCGGTAAAAACTTGGGTAATGTAGAGATTGTTACCCAGACTATGCCGGGCAAGTTCTTAAACATGAACGGTGTCAGCTACTGGAGCATTGATCCTCAGCAGGCTAAAATGGTGGCTGAGTCCATTATTAAAGAAGGTAAGGTCTACGATGTGGTACTAGGGGAAGAAAATATAGATACTCGCCAGGTGGCTGCCGAAACCACCACCAAGCCTAGTGATAACAACTATCTTCCCACTAAACCGGATACCAATACTCCTAGCAAAAATAACTCCGAGAAGAAATCTGGGGAGTCAGAGGATAAAGGAAGCACCAAGAACAGTGGTACCAAGAAGGACACTTCTAATGGTAGCACCACCAAGAACCCAGAAAGCTCTAAAGATAATAAGGATAATGTTGAAGTAGAGATCATTGTTAATCCACCAGGTACTTCCACAGGGGATAAAACCCCGGCTGCGGAAAATAAACCCCAACAGGGCAGTGCCGGTGGAACTCAACAGAACAGTACCGGTAGCGATTCTAATAGTTGGTTACCCACTCAGCCGATTTAA
- a CDS encoding WecB/TagA/CpsF family glycosyltransferase has product MRVQLLEAAIDGINMQETVKKISSFIEKGDKPKSVVTLNPEYLYRAQSERSWLDLVNNADLVTPDGAGIVWACKMAGTPVPERVTGIDLMLNLMPLAEKHGWGVYLLGAAPGVAEEAAANLKKQYLALNIVGAHHGYFPPAEEQEVVAQIAAAKPHLLFVALGMPRQEQFIAKYKEQMQVPVSMGVGGSLDVIAGRVQRVSPWLQKLQLEWLGRLIKEPHRWRRQLVLPKFAALVIKRYVLKI; this is encoded by the coding sequence GTGCGTGTTCAATTATTAGAAGCTGCAATAGATGGAATAAATATGCAAGAGACAGTTAAAAAAATATCTTCTTTCATAGAGAAGGGGGATAAACCTAAATCGGTAGTTACCTTAAACCCAGAATATCTTTACCGTGCACAAAGTGAGCGGAGTTGGTTGGATTTAGTTAATAATGCAGATCTTGTCACCCCGGATGGCGCAGGTATTGTCTGGGCTTGTAAAATGGCAGGCACCCCGGTGCCGGAAAGGGTGACGGGCATTGATTTAATGTTAAATCTAATGCCCTTGGCGGAAAAACATGGCTGGGGCGTCTATTTGCTGGGGGCAGCTCCCGGTGTAGCTGAAGAAGCTGCAGCAAACCTAAAGAAGCAATATTTAGCATTAAACATCGTAGGCGCTCACCATGGCTATTTCCCGCCTGCTGAAGAGCAAGAAGTGGTGGCTCAAATAGCCGCAGCCAAACCTCACTTACTTTTTGTGGCACTGGGTATGCCTCGGCAGGAGCAATTTATTGCCAAGTACAAAGAACAAATGCAGGTGCCGGTATCCATGGGAGTGGGCGGCAGTTTGGATGTGATAGCCGGGCGAGTGCAGCGGGTTTCCCCTTGGCTGCAGAAATTGCAGTTGGAGTGGTTGGGACGGTTAATCAAGGAACCGCACCGTTGGCGAAGACAGTTGGTGCTGCCAAAGTTTGCAGCTTTGGTTATAAAACGGTATGTTTTAAAAATATAA